One genomic segment of Tissierellales bacterium includes these proteins:
- a CDS encoding MATE family efflux transporter: protein MKAVFTKNFSFKEFLKFVAPAIVSMIFLSLYTIVDGVFVSRFIGPDALASINITLPIMNLIFGFGIMLSTGGAAVVSIKMGKHKMDEANKTFTLVVLTALAIGIPLGIIGFIFVEPIAVALGATDKLLPFCVNYGKWVFLFMPIFITKALFEFFVRADGRFNFSMMLTILGGIINIILDYTFIKIFGMGIAGAAIATSLGALIPSLIALVYFMSSKSTLKFSFGKLPTRELISIMINGSSEMVTELSSGITTFFFNIIAIKFAGESGLAALTIILYAHFLLVSTYLGFSMGISPLLSYNHGAKNIEKIKETFKYSKQFIIGSGFLIFAIAMIFAPELVVIFVPKSSHVYELACSGLKLFSICFLFCGINICSSGMFTAFSNGKLSSIIALSRSLVFVMIGFAILPNLLAIDGLWLVVPFAEILTLGISIYLLKKYKAVYHY, encoded by the coding sequence ATGAAAGCAGTATTTACAAAAAATTTTTCATTTAAGGAATTTTTAAAATTTGTGGCTCCAGCCATAGTTTCTATGATTTTCCTTTCACTATACACCATAGTAGATGGTGTATTCGTTTCTAGGTTTATAGGTCCTGATGCATTAGCTAGTATAAATATCACTCTTCCTATCATGAATCTTATATTTGGTTTCGGAATAATGCTCAGCACCGGTGGAGCCGCTGTTGTCTCAATTAAAATGGGTAAACACAAAATGGATGAAGCCAACAAGACATTCACATTAGTAGTTTTAACAGCTTTAGCCATCGGTATCCCACTTGGCATTATTGGATTTATCTTTGTAGAACCAATAGCAGTTGCTCTAGGCGCAACTGATAAACTACTTCCGTTTTGCGTAAATTATGGAAAATGGGTATTTTTATTTATGCCTATCTTCATAACAAAAGCTCTTTTTGAATTTTTTGTCAGAGCTGATGGTCGATTTAATTTCAGTATGATGCTTACTATACTAGGTGGTATTATAAATATTATTTTAGACTATACCTTTATAAAAATATTTGGTATGGGCATAGCCGGTGCCGCTATTGCAACTAGCTTAGGTGCTCTCATTCCTAGCTTGATAGCGCTTGTTTATTTTATGTCCTCTAAATCAACTTTAAAATTTAGTTTTGGCAAACTGCCAACTAGAGAACTTATCTCAATAATGATAAATGGTTCATCTGAGATGGTAACAGAGTTATCTTCAGGTATAACTACTTTCTTCTTCAACATAATAGCTATAAAATTTGCAGGTGAAAGTGGATTAGCAGCACTTACAATAATACTATATGCTCATTTCCTATTGGTATCTACTTATTTAGGTTTCTCAATGGGTATATCACCACTTTTAAGCTATAATCATGGAGCAAAAAATATAGAGAAGATAAAAGAAACATTCAAATACAGCAAGCAATTCATAATAGGCTCAGGCTTCTTGATATTCGCTATAGCTATGATATTTGCCCCAGAGTTAGTTGTCATTTTTGTACCAAAATCTAGTCATGTATATGAGTTAGCATGTTCTGGGCTTAAATTGTTCTCTATTTGCTTCCTATTTTGTGGTATAAATATATGCTCGTCTGGTATGTTCACTGCTTTTTCAAACGGTAAATTGTCATCTATCATAGCACTCTCAAGATCGCTAGTATTCGTAATGATAGGCTTTGCAATTCTACCTAATTTATTAGCTATAGATGGCCTTTGGTTAGTTGTACCATTCGCAGAAATTTTGACACTTGGAATATCTATATATCTTTTGAAAAAATACAAAGCAGTTTATCATTATTGA
- a CDS encoding SMC family ATPase yields MRPVKLVMSAFGPYRGKEIIHFDDLKDRKLFLVTGPTGAGKTTIFDAISFAMYGEASGDLRSAESLRSQFADSDCLTEVELTFELRGKTYMIHRIPRQQKPKTRGDGFTEQKSDASLKILSGDNVDAVVITGVKSVTEKIESVMGINAEQFRQIMMIPQGEFKKLLMADSQDREKVLQKLFDTQIYRAMQSKLDDSAKKLGNNIKGNRKLRDHELNGIDSGENQELKNLIELEDKPYTKIIEITKNQIESEQLKIRELEEDDKKLHKVIKEKSAQKEIAIQINKEFEELDSLKNKLELQNQMLDEFELKKVKLERAKKAKEIYSIEKSFVSEMNEFKSISLDLENINTKLSIISNLRIEAMENLKKEKSDEYEERRTKSYEHLSKLKSYVDKVNVIANLENDIKKLIEDEKIKKEQLTKTKEESKYQSDLVEKVKNAIEEAQNAKLELEKKRNEHREEKHFGEIVQELIQINDKLELEKQELIRIDEVKIESESRVKLAEENYTRGRVIYHTNQAAMLAQNLREGMPCPVCGAKEHIKLAEFSLDAIDQSEIEDLENKLNLEKKMHSENVSKLAAKKVAFDKVNESRDKIIEKVSKIEFEAEKLDKECLKLEVSESQEYLKEIIYRSNERITKITAEGKKIRVIADRLPQMKHDLEKEEKLLEVLAKKIDGYVDQLSELSAKLISNNTKLSTLYDEIPENMRKRDALVLSIEASEREYGILQKSFEDAKEKSESLELEFVAKEERKNGLNQNLAKISEKLDIAKIEYETAISKKGFEGESDYKNAQLNDSEMDYLDDNISEYETNKNKVSERLSFIKEKLESKTIQNIDEIEKLIYELEYEQKEVLQKKNELERRMMNNKGHIDEAIKLTELMKEDEEKYNTIGHLARISKGENKSRMTFERYVLAAFLEDIIKAANQRLSKMSGGRYHLSRTEELERLNKQSGLELEVYDNYTGKSRHVKTLSGGESFKASLSMALGLSDFVQSYSGGVQLDTMFIDEGFGTLDQESLDSAINCLIELQEAGRLVGIISHVQELKERIDARLEVVASSTGSSTEFVIN; encoded by the coding sequence ATGCGTCCTGTAAAACTCGTAATGAGCGCATTTGGTCCGTATAGAGGAAAAGAGATAATACATTTTGATGATCTCAAAGATAGAAAATTATTTTTGGTTACAGGACCTACCGGAGCTGGAAAGACAACTATTTTTGACGCTATAAGTTTTGCTATGTATGGAGAGGCGAGTGGTGATTTAAGAAGTGCAGAGAGTCTTAGAAGTCAATTTGCTGATTCAGATTGCCTAACGGAAGTAGAGTTAACATTTGAGCTTAGAGGTAAAACATACATGATACACAGGATACCTCGTCAGCAAAAACCTAAAACTAGAGGTGATGGTTTTACAGAGCAAAAATCGGATGCAAGTCTTAAAATATTAAGTGGAGACAATGTAGACGCAGTCGTTATAACGGGAGTGAAAAGTGTCACAGAGAAAATAGAAAGTGTAATGGGAATAAATGCTGAGCAGTTTAGACAAATAATGATGATACCTCAGGGAGAGTTTAAAAAACTTTTGATGGCGGATAGTCAGGATCGTGAAAAAGTACTTCAAAAATTATTTGATACACAAATATACAGAGCTATGCAATCGAAATTAGATGATAGTGCAAAAAAACTTGGAAACAATATAAAAGGAAATAGAAAGCTTAGGGATCATGAATTAAATGGGATAGACTCAGGTGAAAATCAAGAGTTAAAAAATCTTATAGAGTTAGAAGACAAGCCATATACAAAAATAATAGAAATTACAAAAAATCAAATTGAGTCAGAACAGTTAAAAATTAGAGAATTAGAAGAGGATGACAAAAAACTTCACAAAGTAATAAAAGAAAAAAGTGCACAAAAAGAAATTGCAATTCAAATAAACAAAGAATTTGAAGAACTTGATTCACTAAAAAATAAACTAGAACTTCAAAATCAAATGTTGGATGAATTTGAACTAAAAAAAGTAAAGCTTGAAAGAGCGAAAAAAGCGAAAGAAATTTATTCTATAGAGAAAAGTTTTGTTTCAGAAATGAATGAGTTTAAATCGATTTCGTTGGATTTAGAGAATATAAATACAAAACTTAGTATCATATCGAATCTGCGAATAGAAGCAATGGAAAATCTAAAAAAAGAGAAATCTGATGAATATGAAGAGCGAAGGACAAAATCATATGAACATTTAAGTAAGTTAAAGTCTTATGTAGATAAGGTGAATGTAATAGCTAACTTAGAAAATGACATAAAGAAACTGATTGAAGACGAAAAAATCAAGAAAGAACAGCTGACAAAAACAAAAGAAGAGAGTAAATATCAAAGTGATTTAGTTGAGAAAGTGAAAAATGCAATTGAAGAAGCTCAAAATGCCAAATTAGAACTTGAGAAAAAGCGAAATGAACATAGAGAAGAAAAACATTTTGGGGAGATTGTACAAGAATTAATTCAGATAAATGATAAATTAGAATTAGAAAAGCAAGAACTTATAAGAATTGATGAAGTAAAGATAGAAAGTGAAAGTAGAGTAAAGTTGGCAGAAGAGAACTACACTAGAGGAAGAGTGATTTATCATACAAATCAAGCGGCTATGCTAGCGCAAAATTTGAGAGAGGGTATGCCATGTCCGGTATGTGGTGCTAAAGAACATATAAAATTAGCTGAGTTTAGCTTAGATGCGATAGATCAATCCGAAATAGAAGATTTGGAGAATAAATTGAATTTAGAAAAGAAAATGCACAGTGAAAATGTGTCGAAATTAGCTGCAAAAAAAGTTGCATTTGATAAGGTCAATGAGTCTAGAGATAAAATAATTGAAAAAGTTTCAAAAATAGAATTTGAAGCAGAGAAATTAGATAAAGAATGCTTAAAATTAGAAGTAAGTGAGAGTCAAGAGTATTTGAAAGAGATAATATATAGAAGTAATGAAAGAATCACAAAAATTACAGCCGAAGGCAAAAAAATAAGAGTAATTGCTGATAGATTACCACAAATGAAGCATGATTTAGAAAAAGAGGAGAAGTTACTTGAAGTATTAGCAAAAAAAATAGATGGCTATGTAGATCAATTGTCAGAATTAAGTGCTAAGCTTATTTCAAACAATACGAAATTAAGCACATTGTATGATGAAATTCCTGAAAATATGAGAAAAAGAGATGCACTCGTATTGAGTATAGAAGCATCAGAACGTGAATATGGCATATTACAAAAATCATTTGAAGATGCAAAAGAAAAAAGTGAGAGTTTAGAGTTAGAATTTGTAGCTAAAGAAGAGCGTAAAAATGGATTAAATCAAAATTTAGCTAAAATTAGTGAGAAACTTGATATTGCGAAAATAGAATATGAAACGGCGATTTCTAAAAAAGGTTTTGAGGGAGAAAGCGATTATAAAAATGCTCAATTGAATGATAGTGAAATGGACTATTTAGATGATAATATTTCAGAATACGAGACTAATAAGAATAAAGTATCAGAGAGGCTTAGTTTCATTAAAGAAAAATTAGAGTCAAAAACTATTCAAAATATAGACGAAATTGAGAAATTAATCTATGAATTAGAATATGAACAAAAAGAAGTTCTTCAAAAGAAAAATGAATTAGAGCGAAGAATGATGAATAATAAGGGTCATATTGATGAAGCAATTAAATTGACAGAACTAATGAAAGAAGATGAAGAAAAGTATAATACTATAGGGCATTTAGCTAGAATTTCAAAAGGTGAAAATAAATCTAGGATGACATTTGAAAGATATGTACTGGCGGCATTTTTAGAAGACATAATTAAAGCAGCAAATCAAAGACTTAGCAAAATGTCTGGTGGAAGATACCATTTATCAAGAACTGAGGAGTTAGAAAGGCTAAATAAGCAAAGTGGGTTAGAACTAGAAGTGTATGATAATTATACTGGGAAATCTAGACATGTAAAGACATTATCAGGAGGTGAAAGCTTCAAAGCTTCTCTTTCTATGGCACTAGGACTTTCTGATTTTGTTCAATCATATTCAGGTGGAGTTCAGCTAGATACGATGTTTATAGACGAAGGTTTTGGAACGCTTGATCAAGAGTCGTTAGATAGTGCTATAAATTGCTTGATAGAGCTTCAAGAAGCAGGGCGATTAGTTGGAATAATATCTCATGTTCAAGAACTCAAAGAGAGAATAGATGCAAGATTAGAGGTCGTTGCATCATCGACAGGAAGTAGTACAGAGTTTGTGATAAACTGA